A stretch of the Capsicum annuum cultivar UCD-10X-F1 chromosome 10, UCD10Xv1.1, whole genome shotgun sequence genome encodes the following:
- the LOC107845941 gene encoding non-specific lipid-transfer protein 2, with product MEMAGKIACFVLLCMTVVAPHAEALSCGEVQSSMAPCVPYLTSRGPLGGCCGGVKGLLGAANTPADRKTACTCLKSAASTIKGIDGDKAASLPSVCGVNIPYKISPSTDCSMVQ from the exons ATGGAAATGGCAGGCAAGATTGCATGCTTTGTGCTTTTGTGCATGACGGTGGTTGCACCTCATGCAGAGGCACTGAGCTGTGGTGAGGTTCAGTCTAGCATGGCCCCTTGCGTTCCTTATTTGACGAGTCGTGGCCCTCTTGGAGGTTGTTGTGGTGGAGTTAAAGGTCTGTTGGGTGCAGCCAATACTCCAGCAGATAGAAAGACAGCATGTACTTGTCTAAAATCAGCAGCTAGCACTATTAAGGGCATTGATGGGGACAAAGCCGCTAGTCTCCCTAGTGTTTGTGGCGTCAACATTCCTTACAAGATCAGCCCTTCCACTGACTGCTCCAT GGTTCAGTAA